A single Anopheles funestus chromosome 2RL, idAnoFuneDA-416_04, whole genome shotgun sequence DNA region contains:
- the LOC125766388 gene encoding mucin-19-like isoform X1, with amino-acid sequence MSPERTVDEDSSDGASDHLIADESIEEELLEEETVIGISNSGGSTGVETIVGDHVTIETSSPVPSPGAETTISSHLGSISSTAVPPTEGPTGVLTNSVTDSISKVSGGSTMVLSTIPLDQLPMMHQQILHLQPQQQHTVNHTINNNNTSFKNHNSSSSVTGAKNILISSSSTGTSSTTNSGTSSNSSSSSAVTHQIVHQHHPHTYTISLGNHSAAGNGNHYQTVATATTNSSVVAPITTGSSNNNNNSSNMAPGGTGALALVTGGSATVVNTVPSPSSPAVSSLGAGSTGTVPVSGAGMLVVTDRNGTATTTTTGKLVLLHQGRAGEDYITTAGETINGGNIVLLATEQMDMAEHDIINNNVIISTTTGTGGTARTVTLPAHQSHLLHGGTQAASTNGPPTTNGDEELTSLSWLQDKNLLKGIHLPKVPVSSPDSPRQVGTVVTGGVGVGGRISPTSDFVEDSSSISEDNNSSANSSSEHSSTGGAYSTTDLAITSDRRTPSQHLYQQHGSSSKAITTLNGDTIIGIPVIAVNQHHHPHHALTGSNGTIQQQVVLESGKTMKVSVMTSPGPATTATPFIVTGSNSTAIPVSSAYGIVSSPVSSIVAPVAASTPVSSNSNSNSSNGSSGNTTTSTPHQHFHKKYLREELVKQQQQQQQQQQQQQQHQPLQHQPNAKTSIGGTMTLMSAGATTNNIFVTPMKQQTNSAVKYEDGTDNVEDRHYPPPAAPVKNGSSSSYGGSSTMSSPNVSGEEYSNHVGNTVTVYGGLNMIKQSPVPSPTMLSPTHNGSSSNGLIIQHHSNHYQPQQQPIATPPPQQQQQHQPLPPPPSGGSSSASLSMPASPQGSGSSVSPSKLAPPKAKHPTNVPYDPLVHVNSKPPFSFSSLIFMAIENSQQKALPVKEIYAWIVHQFPYFKTAPTGWKNSVRHNLSLNKCFQKVEKAANLGKGSLWMVEPQFRPNLVQALSRSPFHAGSGMDKATYKSMQQQRSTNASPTGNGSHYSKQDNFPQLTSRLAPTDASNGLLHHDELDDISRSSTPIDYDGGNGDMAPGVGPHHSNQYQPQHHHIQHEQHQLPSAHHGHQQLIAVAGGGGGYHHTRHGSPEPLANGSVNATYLSSVDGTTIVSGPSGVVYMNGGAVGAALAKDIVTGREWSADTIEDVNAATAMLALKHGPKIFTESSFRNGQPPVITTSPSEDHTYSAGGVGVQELTSNGLTANGSTTVIGNGYSCCSSSDERYEPQHNRHPQHHHTAASHPHPHHQPQQQHHSIRHSDTVSNGTSSDATYESSEESHPPHVASAEDVEERRRQEGVYALLNLAQMTYSPSPSSSMSSSTSTLSSPASSTGSLKRAAPNDTPYAPVHANYRQHAASPDRARTASPQIAHHHHLHHLQANGHLHPESGVNAGSNILQTIPIVSYYSGGGGGGGGSSSSSSGDLTRQYASPPPAKKTKPRSSLKKLKKKSLGR; translated from the exons ATGTCCCCGGAAAGGACAGTCGACGAAGATAGCAGTGACGGTGCCAGTGATCATCTAATTGCGGACGAATCGATCGAGGAAGAGTTGCTGGAGGAAGAAACAGTGATCGGCATTAGTAATAGTGGTGGTAGTACAGGTGTTGAAACCATCGTCGGAGATCACGTGACCATTGAGACATCATCACCGGTTCCTAGTCCCGGAGCAGAAACGACAATATCGTCCCATCTGGGGAGTATTTCCAGTACGGCCGTTCCCCCGACTGAGGGACCCACCGGTGTACTGACAAATTCTGTAACCGATTCCATCAGCAAAGTAAGTGGCGGCTCCACCATGGTACTCTCAACGATTCCGCTGGACCAGCTGCCAATGATGCATCAACAAATACTACACCTGCAGCCGCAGCAACAACACACCGTAAACCATacgatcaacaacaacaatacgaGCTTCAAAAATCATAATAGTAGCAGCAGTGTGACTGGAgcaaaaaacattcttatcagcagcagcagcacgggCACTAGCAGCACTACAAACAGTGGTactagcagcaacagcagtagcagcagcgcCGTTACGCATCAAATTGTGCATCAACACCATCCCCATACGTACACCATCAGTCTTGGCAATCATAGTGCGGCTGGTAACGGCAACCACTACCAAACGGTTGCCACGGCAACGACCAACAGTAGCGTTGTTGCACCAATCACGACcggaagcagcaacaacaacaacaatagcagCAATATGGCACCCGGTGGTACGGGTGCGCTCGCACTAGTAACCGGAGGTTCCGCAACCGTCGTCAATACCGTGCCATCCCCGTCATCACCCGCCGTATCATCGTTGGGTGCTGGCAGCACTGGTACGGTCCCTGTAAGCGGTGCTGGTATGCTGGTGGTGACGGATCGCAATGGAACGGCCACTACCACTACCACGGGCAAGCTCGTACTACTACATCAGGGCCGCGCAGGCGAAGATTATATAA CAACGGCAGGCGAAACGATCAATGGAGGTAACATAGTACTGCTGGCAACGGAACAGATGGATATGGCGGAACACGACATCATCAACAATAACGTTATCATCAGTACCaccaccggtaccggtggtACGGCACGAACGGTCACGCTTCCCGCTCATCAGTCGCATCTACTGCACGGTGGAACACAAGCCGCTAGCACCAATGGACCACCGACGACGAACGGTGACGAGGAGCTGACATCGTTGTCTTGGTTGCAGGATAAGAATTTACTCAAAG GTATCCACCTGCCTAAAGTGCCAGTTTCATCCCCGGATAGTCCCAGACAGGTAGGCACTGTAGTGACCGGAGGAGTGGGAGTAGGTGGTCGTATCTCACCGACCAGTGACTTTGTGGAAGATTCATCCAGCATTTCCGAGGATAACAACTCGTCGGCTAACTCATCGTCGGAACATAGCAGTACCGGTGGTGCATACTCCACCACCGATCTGGCCATAACGTCCGACCGAAGGACACCGTCGCAACATCTGTACCAGCAGCATGGTTCCAGCTCGAAAGCAATCACAACCCTGAATGGAGATACGATCATTGGTATACCGGTTATAGCGGTtaatcagcatcatcatccacaTCACGCACTCACCGGAAGCAATGGTACGATCCAGCAGCAGGTCGTCCTGGAAAGTGGTAAAACGATGAAAGTGTCCGTAATGACGAGCCCAGGGCCGgccacaacagcaacaccgTTCATTGTAACGGGTAGTAACAGTACGGCCATACCAGTTTCTTCAGCGTATGGGATTGTTTCGTCGCCCGTCAGCTCGATAGTAGCTCCCGTGGCAGCTTCGACACCGGTGAGCTCGAATTCAAATTCCAACAGTAGCAATGGTAGCAGCGGTAATACAACCACAAGTACTCCGCACCAACACTTCCACAAAAAGTATCTACGAGAGGAGCTCGtgaaacagcaacagcagcagcagcagcaacagcagcaacaacagcaacatcagccATTGCAGCATCAACCAAACGCTAAAACAAGTATCGGTGGTACGATGACACTGATGTCCGCCGGcgcaacaaccaacaacatctTCGTTACACcaatgaaacaacaaacaaatag TGCTGTGAAGTATGAGGATGGCACCGACAACGTCGAGGATCGCCATTATCCTCCACCAGCAGCACCGGTCAAGAATGGTAGTAGCAGCAGTTATGGTGGAAGTAGCACCATGAGTTCACCAAATGTAAGCGGCGAAGAGTACAGCAACCACGTCGGCAACACTGTGACCGTGTACGGTGGACTCAACATGATCAAACAATCACCTGTGCCGTCGCCGACGATGCTGTCACCAACGCACAACGGTAGCTCAAGCAATGGGTTGATCATTCAGCATCATTCGAATCATTACCAGCCGCAGCAGCAACCAATTGCAACACCTCctccacagcagcagcagcagcaccaaccgTTGCCACCGCCACCATCCGGCGGCTCGTCGTCTGCGTCGCTCTCGATGCCGGCATCGCCGCAAGGTTCCGGTAGCTCCGTCAGTCCGTCGAAGTTAGCACCGCCGAAAGCGAAGCATCCGACCAACGTGCCATACGATCCGCTGGTACACGTGAACAGTAAGCCTCCGTTCAGCTTCAG TTCGCTCATCTTTATGGCCATTGAAAACTCCCAGCAGAAGGCGTTACCGGTGAAAGAGATTTACGCTTGGATCGTGCATCAGTTCCCGTACTTCAAAACCGCCCCGACCGGGTGGAAGAACAGCGTGCGTCACAATCTATCGCTGAACAAATGTTTCCAGAAGGTGGAAAAGGCTGCG AATCTCGGCAAAGGCTCACTGTGGATGGTGGAGCCTCAGTTTAGGCCAAACCTCGTGCAAGCACTTTCACGCTCACCGTTTCACGCCGGTTCCGGTATGGATAAGGCTACGTACAAGAGCATGCAGCAGCAACGTTCCACCAATGCCAGCCCGACTGGCAATGGGTCACACTATTCCAAG cAGGATAATTTTCCACAGCTCACAAGTCGTCTAGCGCCGACCGATGCATCAAATGGTCTGCTGCATCATGACGAACTGGACGACATCAGTCGTTCCTCCACGCCGATCGATTACGATGGTGGCAATGGTGATATGGCACCTGGTGTTGGTCCACACCATAGCAACCAGTACCAGCCCCAGCACCATCACATACAGCACGAGCAGCACCAATTGCCTTCCGCCCATCACGGTCACCAGCAGTTGATTGCAGtggccggtggtggtggtggttacCATCACACGCGACACGGTTCACCCGAACCGTTGGCCAATGGATCGGTAAACGCGACGTATTTATCGAGCGTTGACGGTACCACGATCGTGTCCGGTCCGAGCGGTGTTGTGTACATGAATGGAGGCGCCGTAGGTGCGGCCCTAGCGAAGGATATCGTTACCGGGCGTGAATGGAGTGCCGATACAATAGAGGATGTGAATGCTGCTACGGCAATGCTCGCCCTCAAGCATGGACCTAAGATTTTCACCGAGAGCTCGTTCCGCAACGG GCAACCGCCTGTTATTACGACCTCACCGAGCGAAGACCATACGTACTCTGCCGGCGGAGTCGGTGTACAGGAGCTGACGAGCAATGGCTTGACTGCGAACGGATCGACCACCGTGATAGGAAATGGATACAGCTGCTGTTCGTCGTCCGACGAGCGATACGAGCCACAGCACAATCGGCACCCTCAGCATCATCACACTGCGGCCAGtcatcctcatcctcatcatcagccccagcagcaacatcattcGATTCGGCACAGTGATACGGTCAGCAATGGCACATCATCCGATGCAACGTACGAAAGCAGTGAGGAAAG CCATCCACCGCACGTTGCATCCGCCGAAGATGTGGAGGAACGTCGCCGACAGGAAGGTGTATATGCACTGCTTAACCTCGCCCAGATGACCTATTCACCTTCGCCTTCCTCGTCTATGTCATCCTCGACGTCCACTCTATCGTCACCCGCTTCCTCTACGGGTTCGCTGAAACGTGCTGCTCCGAATGATACGCCATATGCACCAGTCCATGCGAACTATCGCCAACATGCCGCATCACCCGATCGAGCACGAACAGCCTCGCCGCAGATAGCGCACCATCATCACCTGCACCATCTTCAAGCGAATGGACATTTGCATCCCGAATCGGGTGTCAACGCGGGCAGCAATATTCTGCAAACG
- the LOC125766388 gene encoding mucin-19-like isoform X2 has translation MSPERTVDEDSSDGASDHLIADESIEEELLEEETVIGISNSGGSTGVETIVGDHVTIETSSPVPSPGAETTISSHLGSISSTAVPPTEGPTGVLTNSVTDSISKVSGGSTMVLSTIPLDQLPMMHQQILHLQPQQQHTVNHTINNNNTSFKNHNSSSSVTGAKNILISSSSTGTSSTTNSGTSSNSSSSSAVTHQIVHQHHPHTYTISLGNHSAAGNGNHYQTVATATTNSSVVAPITTGSSNNNNNSSNMAPGGTGALALVTGGSATVVNTVPSPSSPAVSSLGAGSTGTVPVSGAGMLVVTDRNGTATTTTTGKLVLLHQGRAGEDYITTAGETINGGNIVLLATEQMDMAEHDIINNNVIISTTTGTGGTARTVTLPAHQSHLLHGGTQAASTNGPPTTNGDEELTSLSWLQDKNLLKGIHLPKVPVSSPDSPRQVGTVVTGGVGVGGRISPTSDFVEDSSSISEDNNSSANSSSEHSSTGGAYSTTDLAITSDRRTPSQHLYQQHGSSSKAITTLNGDTIIGIPVIAVNQHHHPHHALTGSNGTIQQQVVLESGKTMKVSVMTSPGPATTATPFIVTGSNSTAIPVSSAYGIVSSPVSSIVAPVAASTPVSSNSNSNSSNGSSGNTTTSTPHQHFHKKYLREELVKQQQQQQQQQQQQQQHQPLQHQPNAKTSIGGTMTLMSAGATTNNIFVTPMKQQTNSAVKYEDGTDNVEDRHYPPPAAPVKNGSSSSYGGSSTMSSPNVSGEEYSNHVGNTVTVYGGLNMIKQSPVPSPTMLSPTHNGSSSNGLIIQHHSNHYQPQQQPIATPPPQQQQQHQPLPPPPSGGSSSASLSMPASPQGSGSSVSPSKLAPPKAKHPTNVPYDPLVHVNSKPPFSFSSLIFMAIENSQQKALPVKEIYAWIVHQFPYFKTAPTGWKNSVRHNLSLNKCFQKVEKAANLGKGSLWMVEPQFRPNLVQALSRSPFHAGSGMDKATYKSMQQQRSTNASPTGNGSHYSKDNFPQLTSRLAPTDASNGLLHHDELDDISRSSTPIDYDGGNGDMAPGVGPHHSNQYQPQHHHIQHEQHQLPSAHHGHQQLIAVAGGGGGYHHTRHGSPEPLANGSVNATYLSSVDGTTIVSGPSGVVYMNGGAVGAALAKDIVTGREWSADTIEDVNAATAMLALKHGPKIFTESSFRNGQPPVITTSPSEDHTYSAGGVGVQELTSNGLTANGSTTVIGNGYSCCSSSDERYEPQHNRHPQHHHTAASHPHPHHQPQQQHHSIRHSDTVSNGTSSDATYESSEESHPPHVASAEDVEERRRQEGVYALLNLAQMTYSPSPSSSMSSSTSTLSSPASSTGSLKRAAPNDTPYAPVHANYRQHAASPDRARTASPQIAHHHHLHHLQANGHLHPESGVNAGSNILQTIPIVSYYSGGGGGGGGSSSSSSGDLTRQYASPPPAKKTKPRSSLKKLKKKSLGR, from the exons ATGTCCCCGGAAAGGACAGTCGACGAAGATAGCAGTGACGGTGCCAGTGATCATCTAATTGCGGACGAATCGATCGAGGAAGAGTTGCTGGAGGAAGAAACAGTGATCGGCATTAGTAATAGTGGTGGTAGTACAGGTGTTGAAACCATCGTCGGAGATCACGTGACCATTGAGACATCATCACCGGTTCCTAGTCCCGGAGCAGAAACGACAATATCGTCCCATCTGGGGAGTATTTCCAGTACGGCCGTTCCCCCGACTGAGGGACCCACCGGTGTACTGACAAATTCTGTAACCGATTCCATCAGCAAAGTAAGTGGCGGCTCCACCATGGTACTCTCAACGATTCCGCTGGACCAGCTGCCAATGATGCATCAACAAATACTACACCTGCAGCCGCAGCAACAACACACCGTAAACCATacgatcaacaacaacaatacgaGCTTCAAAAATCATAATAGTAGCAGCAGTGTGACTGGAgcaaaaaacattcttatcagcagcagcagcacgggCACTAGCAGCACTACAAACAGTGGTactagcagcaacagcagtagcagcagcgcCGTTACGCATCAAATTGTGCATCAACACCATCCCCATACGTACACCATCAGTCTTGGCAATCATAGTGCGGCTGGTAACGGCAACCACTACCAAACGGTTGCCACGGCAACGACCAACAGTAGCGTTGTTGCACCAATCACGACcggaagcagcaacaacaacaacaatagcagCAATATGGCACCCGGTGGTACGGGTGCGCTCGCACTAGTAACCGGAGGTTCCGCAACCGTCGTCAATACCGTGCCATCCCCGTCATCACCCGCCGTATCATCGTTGGGTGCTGGCAGCACTGGTACGGTCCCTGTAAGCGGTGCTGGTATGCTGGTGGTGACGGATCGCAATGGAACGGCCACTACCACTACCACGGGCAAGCTCGTACTACTACATCAGGGCCGCGCAGGCGAAGATTATATAA CAACGGCAGGCGAAACGATCAATGGAGGTAACATAGTACTGCTGGCAACGGAACAGATGGATATGGCGGAACACGACATCATCAACAATAACGTTATCATCAGTACCaccaccggtaccggtggtACGGCACGAACGGTCACGCTTCCCGCTCATCAGTCGCATCTACTGCACGGTGGAACACAAGCCGCTAGCACCAATGGACCACCGACGACGAACGGTGACGAGGAGCTGACATCGTTGTCTTGGTTGCAGGATAAGAATTTACTCAAAG GTATCCACCTGCCTAAAGTGCCAGTTTCATCCCCGGATAGTCCCAGACAGGTAGGCACTGTAGTGACCGGAGGAGTGGGAGTAGGTGGTCGTATCTCACCGACCAGTGACTTTGTGGAAGATTCATCCAGCATTTCCGAGGATAACAACTCGTCGGCTAACTCATCGTCGGAACATAGCAGTACCGGTGGTGCATACTCCACCACCGATCTGGCCATAACGTCCGACCGAAGGACACCGTCGCAACATCTGTACCAGCAGCATGGTTCCAGCTCGAAAGCAATCACAACCCTGAATGGAGATACGATCATTGGTATACCGGTTATAGCGGTtaatcagcatcatcatccacaTCACGCACTCACCGGAAGCAATGGTACGATCCAGCAGCAGGTCGTCCTGGAAAGTGGTAAAACGATGAAAGTGTCCGTAATGACGAGCCCAGGGCCGgccacaacagcaacaccgTTCATTGTAACGGGTAGTAACAGTACGGCCATACCAGTTTCTTCAGCGTATGGGATTGTTTCGTCGCCCGTCAGCTCGATAGTAGCTCCCGTGGCAGCTTCGACACCGGTGAGCTCGAATTCAAATTCCAACAGTAGCAATGGTAGCAGCGGTAATACAACCACAAGTACTCCGCACCAACACTTCCACAAAAAGTATCTACGAGAGGAGCTCGtgaaacagcaacagcagcagcagcagcaacagcagcaacaacagcaacatcagccATTGCAGCATCAACCAAACGCTAAAACAAGTATCGGTGGTACGATGACACTGATGTCCGCCGGcgcaacaaccaacaacatctTCGTTACACcaatgaaacaacaaacaaatag TGCTGTGAAGTATGAGGATGGCACCGACAACGTCGAGGATCGCCATTATCCTCCACCAGCAGCACCGGTCAAGAATGGTAGTAGCAGCAGTTATGGTGGAAGTAGCACCATGAGTTCACCAAATGTAAGCGGCGAAGAGTACAGCAACCACGTCGGCAACACTGTGACCGTGTACGGTGGACTCAACATGATCAAACAATCACCTGTGCCGTCGCCGACGATGCTGTCACCAACGCACAACGGTAGCTCAAGCAATGGGTTGATCATTCAGCATCATTCGAATCATTACCAGCCGCAGCAGCAACCAATTGCAACACCTCctccacagcagcagcagcagcaccaaccgTTGCCACCGCCACCATCCGGCGGCTCGTCGTCTGCGTCGCTCTCGATGCCGGCATCGCCGCAAGGTTCCGGTAGCTCCGTCAGTCCGTCGAAGTTAGCACCGCCGAAAGCGAAGCATCCGACCAACGTGCCATACGATCCGCTGGTACACGTGAACAGTAAGCCTCCGTTCAGCTTCAG TTCGCTCATCTTTATGGCCATTGAAAACTCCCAGCAGAAGGCGTTACCGGTGAAAGAGATTTACGCTTGGATCGTGCATCAGTTCCCGTACTTCAAAACCGCCCCGACCGGGTGGAAGAACAGCGTGCGTCACAATCTATCGCTGAACAAATGTTTCCAGAAGGTGGAAAAGGCTGCG AATCTCGGCAAAGGCTCACTGTGGATGGTGGAGCCTCAGTTTAGGCCAAACCTCGTGCAAGCACTTTCACGCTCACCGTTTCACGCCGGTTCCGGTATGGATAAGGCTACGTACAAGAGCATGCAGCAGCAACGTTCCACCAATGCCAGCCCGACTGGCAATGGGTCACACTATTCCAAG GATAATTTTCCACAGCTCACAAGTCGTCTAGCGCCGACCGATGCATCAAATGGTCTGCTGCATCATGACGAACTGGACGACATCAGTCGTTCCTCCACGCCGATCGATTACGATGGTGGCAATGGTGATATGGCACCTGGTGTTGGTCCACACCATAGCAACCAGTACCAGCCCCAGCACCATCACATACAGCACGAGCAGCACCAATTGCCTTCCGCCCATCACGGTCACCAGCAGTTGATTGCAGtggccggtggtggtggtggttacCATCACACGCGACACGGTTCACCCGAACCGTTGGCCAATGGATCGGTAAACGCGACGTATTTATCGAGCGTTGACGGTACCACGATCGTGTCCGGTCCGAGCGGTGTTGTGTACATGAATGGAGGCGCCGTAGGTGCGGCCCTAGCGAAGGATATCGTTACCGGGCGTGAATGGAGTGCCGATACAATAGAGGATGTGAATGCTGCTACGGCAATGCTCGCCCTCAAGCATGGACCTAAGATTTTCACCGAGAGCTCGTTCCGCAACGG GCAACCGCCTGTTATTACGACCTCACCGAGCGAAGACCATACGTACTCTGCCGGCGGAGTCGGTGTACAGGAGCTGACGAGCAATGGCTTGACTGCGAACGGATCGACCACCGTGATAGGAAATGGATACAGCTGCTGTTCGTCGTCCGACGAGCGATACGAGCCACAGCACAATCGGCACCCTCAGCATCATCACACTGCGGCCAGtcatcctcatcctcatcatcagccccagcagcaacatcattcGATTCGGCACAGTGATACGGTCAGCAATGGCACATCATCCGATGCAACGTACGAAAGCAGTGAGGAAAG CCATCCACCGCACGTTGCATCCGCCGAAGATGTGGAGGAACGTCGCCGACAGGAAGGTGTATATGCACTGCTTAACCTCGCCCAGATGACCTATTCACCTTCGCCTTCCTCGTCTATGTCATCCTCGACGTCCACTCTATCGTCACCCGCTTCCTCTACGGGTTCGCTGAAACGTGCTGCTCCGAATGATACGCCATATGCACCAGTCCATGCGAACTATCGCCAACATGCCGCATCACCCGATCGAGCACGAACAGCCTCGCCGCAGATAGCGCACCATCATCACCTGCACCATCTTCAAGCGAATGGACATTTGCATCCCGAATCGGGTGTCAACGCGGGCAGCAATATTCTGCAAACG